The region TCGAGCTGGAGGACGCCGACGCGCTGGACCGGCGCTACCCCTACTACGACCCGATCGCCACGCTCGGCGAAGCGGGCCGCCGCTGGTGGGCCGCCCAGGAGTAGACCCAGGAGTAGGCCCAGGGTCACCCGGTCGCCGACGGCCCGGGAGCACTCTGCTGCCCGGGTCGGGGCGTGGGCGTGTCGGTCGGTGGAGTCGTTCTGCCGGCTTTGCGCAGCATGACCAGCGCGAGCGCCGCGCACAGCAGCGTCACGCCGCACGCCGTCCAGACCGCCGCCGACCACGAGATGCCCAGCAGCGCCGGACCGGCCAGCGCGCCCGCGAAGGACGCCGCCGCCTCCCCCATGAACAGCGCCGCGCCGACCCGGCCGAGGATCGCGTTCGGCGTGGCCCGTTGCAGGACGGTCTGCGTCCCGACCAGGGTCGTCGACCCGGCCAGCCCGACCACGACCGCCGCCGCGACGGCGTAGGGCACCGAGGTGGCGGAGAACAGCAGGCCGAACCCGGCCGCCGTCACCGCGAGCGCGCCGGCGAGCAGGTGCGCCGGGTGCAGGCGGTCGGTGAGCAGCCGGGTCGCCGGCGCGCCGAGCAGGAAGCCCACGCCCAGCCCGGACAGCACCACGCCGGTCTCGCCGGTACCGCCGAGCACCTGCACGCCGAACGGCACGACCAGGCTGCTCAACGTCGCGTTCGCGCCCAGGAACACCGTGTTGACCAGCAACAACGCCCGGGGGATCGGGGTGCGGCGGAGGAACGCCCAGCCCTCCCGCAGATCCGCCAGGCCGCCGCCGGACCGGCCGGGCGCGCCCCGGCGGGAGGTGGCGACGATCGCGGCGGCCGAGACCAGGTAGCTGACCACGTCCAGCCACACCAGCGGGGCGAACCCGGCCAGCGCCAGCAGCACCCCGCCCAGCGGCGCGCCGACCAGCCGGACCGTGCCGTCGGTGGCCGCGTTCACGGCGTTCGCGCCGGCCAGCAGCGTGCCGGTGCCGACGACGGCCGGGGTGTGCGCCTGGGCGGCGGGCCGGAACGCCACCGAACCGACGCTCTCCACCACCAGCGCCAGGTACACCAGCCAGACCTCGCCCGGCCCGTCCGCGAACAGCAGCGCCGCGATCGCCACCGCGCGCAGCAGGTCGGCGCAGACCATCACCCGGCGGCGGTCCCACCGGTCGACCACCACCCCGGCGACCGGGCCGAGCACCAGCGGCGCGAGGAACTCGGCGGCCAGCGTGAGGCCGGCCGCCACCACCGACCCGGTCAGCTCCAGCACGTGCGCCGGGACGGCCACCACCAGCAGCCACGTGCCGAGCTGACTGGCCGCGCGGCCGAACCAGAGCAGCCGGAAGTCCTTGACCCGTAACGCGTCCAGCACGCCAGACCCCCCGGTCCGTCCGAGGTTCGCGATGCTCCCGGCGTAGGCCGGCCGGTGTCAACCGACCCGGTCGTGCAGCCGGCCGGTGAGCACGATCCAGCCGGCCGCCAGCGCGAGCGGCACGGTCATCACCACCGTGGTCGTGGTGGCGTCCAGGTGCTCCCCCAGCACCGCGCCGGTGAGCAGCGCCAGCACCATGTTGTTGCCCGCGTGCGCCAGGCTCGCCGGCCACACCGTGCCGCTGCTGATCCGCAGCCACCCCAGGATCACCTCCTGGCACAGGAACGACACCGTCCACACCGCCAGGCCCACCACGACGTTGCCGAACTCGATGTACCCGAAGAACGCCAGCGGGTAGTGCCACACCGCCCAGATCAGGCCGGTGGCCAGGGTCGCGGCCACCGGGCGGTCCGGCACCAGGCGCAGCCGCAGGTAGCTGGTCCAGCCGAACTCCTCGCCCCAGTAGACCGGCGTCAGCAGCGGGACGATGAGCACCAGCACGCCGACGAACGCCCACTCGCCGGCGGTCGGCCACGCCGGTTGCCACAGCCCGCACGCCGCCGCCGTCGCCAGCATCACGACCACCAGCGCGAACGGGCCCAGCCACGCCGCCAGGTAGTGCCGCCACGCCTGCCTCAGCCGCAGCGCCAGGCCCGCGTCGGCGAACCCCTCGCGGGTGACCCAGCGGCGCACCACGAACGCCGCGAGCGCCGGCGCGAACCCGAAGGGCAGCTGCACCAACGGGTTGGTCAGGGAGAAGCCCAACAGCCACGCGCCGGCCATGCCGGCCCACGCGAAGCCGAAGGAGATCAGCAAGAACGCCGGGACACCTCGGGTCCCGGCCTGGGTGATCGTCATGCCACCACAAGATCAGCGGGGACCGGGGCGTGGCACTACGCGTGGCGGGTGTCTTGAGGTGGGGGTAGGTCCACCTCCAAGACTCCACGCAGGCCGGCGGACAACGGCCGTGCCGTTGCCTACCGTTGCCCGGGTGAGCGACAAGAACCTGGGGAATGCCTTGCGGCACCGCCGCTTCCTGCTCGGGCGGTGGCCGTGGCGGGCGTTCGCGTACGTGCTGGGCACACCGCTGCTGGTGATCGTCGCGGCCGTGCCGGTCGGGGCGCTCAGCGCGCCGGTGATGGCCACGTTCTCGCCCGGCATGTCGGGCAGCTCCCGTGCGGCGCTGTTCGTCGTGGGACTGGTGGTGCTGTTCCTGGGCCTGCCGTGGGTGGCCCGGCCGCTGGCGCGGGTCGAGCGGCGGCGGCTGCGGCTGGTCGACCCGGACACCCGCGACCGCCCGTCGCCGCGCGGCTACCGGGACCCGGCCACCTGGCTGGAGGTCGGCTACACCGCCCTGCTGGTCACCGTCGGCACCGTGGTCTACGGGGGCGCGTTCCTGCTCGCGGGCCTGCCGCTGGTGTTCCTGTCCGCGCCGCTGGTGCTGGAGATGACCAACGGGCCGATCGCGCTGGGGTTCACGCCGATCGTGACCGTGGAGGACGCGCTCGGGTACGCGGCGATCGGGCTGGTGCTGCTGCCGTTCGTGCCTTACGCCGCCGGGCTGCTCGCCGCGGGGCACGCGGCCGTCGCGCGATCGCTGCTGCTCGGCGACCTGGAACTGGTCGAGGTGACCCGGTCGCGGGCGAGGCTGGTCGACTCGTTCGACGCCGAGCGCCGGCGGATCGAGCGGGACCTGCACGACGGGGCGCAGGAGAAGCTGGTCAGCCTCACCCTGCGGCTGGGGATGGCGCGGCTGGACGTGCCCGAGGACTCCCCCGCCCACCGCAACGTGGTCGCCGCCCACGAGCAGGCCAAGCAGTTGATGGCCGACCTGCGCGAGCTGGTGCGCGGCATCCACCCGAAGGTGCTCGCCGACCGGGGCCTGGTGGCCGCGCTGGAGGACCTCGCGGGCCGCAGCCCCGTCCCGGTCGCGGTCACCGCCGACGTGCGCCGGCTGCCCTCGCACCTGGAGTCGACCGCGTACTTCGTGGTCGCCGAGGCGCTGACCAACGTGGCCCGGCACAGCGGCGCGGACTCGGCGACGGTCACCGCGGCCGAGCGGGACGGCTCGCTGGTGGTCGAGGTGGCCGACGACGGCCGCGGCGGGGCGGTGCCGGGCGGCGGCTTGGCCGGGCTGGCCGACCGGGTCGCGGTGGTGGACGGCAGGATGGCGCTGTCGAGCCCGGTCGGCGGACCGACCCTGCTGCGCGTGGAGCTGCCTTGTCACCGATCCGAGTAGTGCTCGCCGAGGACGGGGTCCTGCTGCGCGAAGGGCTGGCGGGCCTGCTCGACCGGTTCGGCCTGCCGGTCGTGGCGGCGGTGGGCGACGCCGAGGCGTTGGTGGCGGCGGTGCGGCGCGAGCGACCGGACCTCGTGGTGACCGACATCCGGATGCCGCCGGGGTTCGGCGACGAAGGGCTGCGCGCGGCGGTCGCGCTGCGCCGGGAGCGCCCGGGGCTGCCGGTCGTCGCGCTGAGCCAGTACGTCGAGCGCGGGTACGCCGTCGAGCTGATCGACACCCCCGGCGGGGTCGGCTACCTGCTCAAGGACCGGGTGGCCGACGTCGAGGAGTTCGTCGGCGTGCTGCGCCGGGTCGCCGCCGGCGCGACCGTGGTCGACCCCGACGTGGTGCGGCAGCTGCTCGCCCGCAGCCCGCTGACCCGGCTGTCCCCGCGCGAGCGGGAGGTGCTGGCGCTGATCGCCGAGGGCAGCTCCAACGCCGCGATCGCGCGCCGGCTCGTGGTCAGCGACGGGGCGGTGGTCAAGCACGTCGGCAACATCCTGGCCAAGCTCGACCTGCCGCCCGACGACGACACCAACCGGCGCGTCCTGGCGGTGCTGGCCCACCTGCGCGGCTGAGCGGCCGTCAGCCCAACACCCCGGCGGGCAACGTCGAGCGCAGCCGCAGCACCGCCGGCACGGTCGCCGCGCACGCCACCGCCAGGACCGACCACAGCACGGCGTTGCCCGCGCTGAGCAGACCGGCCATCAGCACCGGCGCGGCGACCTGCGCGACACCCCACGACAACTGGAACAGCCCGCTCGCCCGGCCCGCCAGGTGCGGTGGGGCCGCTGCGGCGGCCGCGGCCGTGGCGGTCGGTGCGAAGACCGCCTCCGCCACCGACACCAGGACGCTGAACCCGAGGATGACGACCACCGCCGCCGGGGCCGGCAGCGCGGTCAGCGGGGCCAGCGCGGCGAACGACACCGCGAACAGCACCCCGCCGAACACCAACGCCCTAGCGCGGCTCCACCGGGCGACGAACGCCGTGATCGGCCGTTGCCCCACCACGATCACCACCGTGCCGACCACGACCGCGGCTCCCGGGATCCACTGTGGACCGTGCAGCACGTCGAACACGACCAGCGGCAGCACCGTGAACTTGGCGACGCTCGCCAGCGCGAACAGCACGTGCGTCGCGCAGAACGCCACGTACGGGCGCTCCCGCGCCAACTCCCGCCACCCCGCCTTCACCGGCACGGTCGAACTCGGTGGCCCGATGACGTTCGGCAACCCGAGCAGCAGCAGGGCCGCGACGGCGAAGCTGGCGGCGTTCGCCCACGCCAGCACGTCGTACAGGGCGGCACCCGCGACGCCGGGCAGCACCGCCGCGCAGGCCGCGCCGATCCCCGCTCCGGCGAACCGCGCGACGGTCTGCGTGCCCAGCACCTTCTCCACGTCACGGCCGTTGGTCAGGGCGGTCACCATCGGGGCGTTGGCGGTCCAGAACAGCCGGTCGCCGACGCTGACGGCGGCCGCGAGCACGACCACCTGCCACCCGCCGGACACGAAGGGGTAGCACAGGAAGCAGCCGAACCGGAGCACGTTGCCCGCCACCAGCACCCGCGCGAACCCCAGCCGGTCGGCCGCCGCGCCGACGAACGGCACCGACGCCAACCCGGCGAACCCGCCCGCCGTGAGCGCCGCGCCCGCCTCGACCAGCCCCAGGCCGCGCCCGTGCACGAGGAACAGCAGGGCGAAGGGCACCCACAGCCCGCTGCCGACGGCGTCGATCACCGTCGAGGCGACGAACCTCCGCCGCGCCCCACGCGCGATCACGTCCTCCGGAGCGGCAAAGGACATGGCGAGGGGAAGCCCTTCCGATCGGCCGGTGACCGGGCCGGCGCGCCCGGACGGGAGGACCGCTGAATGATCCGGGGCTCGCGTGGGCGCGCACAACCGCATTTCCGTTCCGCCGGTCAGGCGGTCGCGCCGGTCACCGGGCCGGTGGGCCGGTGGGAAGGACGTGCTGGAGTACTGGATCCCGGCCGAGGACCTGGATGAGTTCGACGCCCACATCGTCGGGCCGATCGTGTGCGAGGCCGAGTACACCGGCTGAGCCTCGGTCCGCCCGGTGTGGGCGGACCAGCGCGTCGGCTACGCGTCGCGGCCGGACAGCAGGCCGTTGAGGCGGCCGTAGTCGATCTCGCCGCCGACCGTGTAGGTGCCCTCGGTGAGCAGCTCGACGGCCGAGCGGTGCGCCGCGGAGTACGCGGCCGCGGCGAGGCCCTGGCCGACGCTGACCCGGGCCACGCCCAGCGACGCCAGCTCCGCGACGGTCGGCGACCCCCCGCCCGCCAGGACGTTGAGCGGCGCGTCGAGGTTCTTGGCCAGCTCCGCGATCGTCTCCGGGTCGGCGACACCCGGCACGAACACGCCGTTCGCGCCCGCCGCCAGGTACGCCTCCGCGCGGCGCAGGGTGTCCGCGACCGACGCGTCGCCGAAGAAGTACACGTCGACGCGGGCGTTGACGAACAGGTCGACGCCCGCGTCCCGCGCGGCCCGGCGGATCGTCGCGATCCGCTCCGCGTGGACCTCGGCGTCCAGCAGGCGGGCGTCCGCGCTGTCCTCGATGTTGATCCCGACCACACCGGTCGCCAGTACCCGCGCGACGGTCTCCGCCAGGTCCTCGCCGTAGCCGCCCTCGATGTCGGCGGTGACCGGGACGTCGACCGCGGCGGTGATCCGGGACAGCGCGGCCAGCGCGGTGGCCCGGTCCAGCCGGCCGCCGTCCGGCTTGCCCAGGCTCCACGAGAGGCCGGCGCTGGTGGTGGCGACCGCGCGGGCCCCCGCGTCCTCGACCAGCCGCGCCGACGCGGCGTCCCACGCGTTCGGCAGGACCAGGACGGGGCCGGTGTGCAGCGCGTGGAAGGCCGTGGCGTTGTCCTGCTGGGACATCAGATTCGCTCCGGTGGTGGTTCGGGGTGTGGCTGTCGCGCACCAGCCTGGCGGATCCGGCGGCGGGCCGTCTGGCCGGATTCGGACATCACCGTCGGCGGTGTCGGTGATCCGGCCGGCGGCGGACCGGGCGATCGGCTAGACCTGGGTGGTGACAACGTATTCGGCGGTGGTGACGACCGGGATCTACTGCCGGCCCGGCTGCGGCGCGGCACCGAGGGCGGAGAACGTCCGCACGTTCGCGCTGCCGGCGGCGGCCGAGGCGGCGGGCTTCCGGGCGTGCCTGCGCTGCCGGCCCTACCGGGTGGCCGGTCCGATCGCGGCGGACGCGCCCGCGCTGGTCTGCCGGGCGGTGCAGCAGATCATCGCCGGCGCGCTGGACACCGGGTCGGAGGCGGAGCTGGCGGGCCGGCTGGCGTTGTCGGCCCGGCACCTGCGGCGGTTGTTCCACGACCACCTCGGGACGACCCCGGACCAGTTCGCCCGGTCGCGGCGCGCGCACTTCGCCCGGCGGCTGCTGGACGACTCGGACCTGACCGTCACCGACATCGCGTTCTCGTCCGGGTTCGGCAGCCTGCGCCAGTTCAACCGGACGATGGCCGAGGTGTTCCGGGCGTCGCCGTCGCAACTGCGGCACCGGCGGCGCAAGACCGACCGGCTCGCGGCGGACGGCGGGCTGACCGTGCGGCTGCCGTTCCCGGCCCCCTACGACTGGGACGCCATGGCGGCGTTGCTGGCCGCGCGCGCCGTGCCAGGGGTGGAGTCCGTGCGGGACGGCGTGTACCGGCGGACGGTCGTCCTCGACGGCGATCCGGGGGTGCTGGAGGTGCGGGCGGGCGGTGAGGACCATTTGTTGCTGCGGGCGCACCTGCCGTACTGGGAGGGCGTGATCCACGTCGTGGAGCGGGTCTCGCGGATGGTCGGGGCCGACACCGACGTGGCACCGGCGGTCGAGGCGCTGTCCGCCGACCCGGTGCTCGGGCCGCTGGTGGCGGCCCGCCCCGGAGTGCGGGTGCCGGGCGCGTGGGGGCCGTTCGAACTGGCGGTCGCGATGGTCGCGCCGGACGCCGTGGGCCGGATCGTGCGGCGGTACGGGCAGCCGGTGGCCGGACTCGGGTACGGGCTGACCCACCTGTTCCGGGCCGCCGAAGTGCTCGCCGGCGGCGATGCGCTCTCTGACGGCGACGTGCCCGCCGTGGTGCGGGAGCTGGCCGGGCGGGTGGAGTCGGGTGAACTGCTGCTCGACGGGCAGGACGACCTGTCCACCGTGCCTGGCGTGACCCCCGACCAGGCGGCGTGGATCGCGCTGCGGCTGGGCGACCGCGACGCGCTGCCCGCCGGCGCCCTGCGCCGAGCCGGTCCCCGCGTGGACGCGCGCTCGGCGCAGGACTGGCGACCGTGGCGGGCACTCGCCGCCGTCCACCTGATCGCCGCCGGACAGCCCCAGCCGGTCCGGGCCGGACCCGCCGGTCGGGCTAGCGACCGAGGACGCGGGGGTCGGCGTGCAGGCGTTCGGCGAGCTTGACGGTGATGAACTCGTTGTCGTCCGCCTTCCCCGCGACCCGGCTGGCGGAGAACGGGAAGTTGTTGTCGTTCAGCACGGCCAACGTCTGGTCGTCGAGCACCAGCACGCTCTCGACGGTCGGGAACGGGAAGCGGAACGGGCTGCCGAAACCGGCCAGGTGGCGCGGGTTGGCCAGGTTGAGCAGGTCGGCGACGAGCGTCTTGTCGAGCTTGCCGTCGCGGTCCCGGTCGCGCTTGTCGGCCAGGTAGACCTTCTTCACCTTCGCGTCGACGCCCGCGTTCGCGTCCCGCTCGATCACCAGCAGGCGGTTGCGGTCCACCGCGACGGCCTCGCCGATGGCGTGCTCGGTCGAGTCCATCGCGTACGCCCACCGGGTGTCGGTGAACCGGCCCGCGGCCAGGTCGAACTCGTACAGGCGCAGCGTGCCCGGCTCGTCACCGGCGACCGTGCCCTCCAGCAGGGCGTTGAGGGTGCGGCGGTCGGGCGAGAGCGCGAGACCCTCGAAACCCTTGCTACCGCCGATGTTCGGGGCGCCCGCCGGGTTGCCGGGCGCGAACACGCCGGGCGTCGGCACCGGCGGCGAGAGCAACCGGCCGGCGCGGTCGAAGTGCAGCAGGTACGGGCCGAACTCGTCGCCGGTCCAGAACGAGCCGTCGGCGAGCCGGACCATCGACTCCACGTCGAAGTCCGCGCCGGTGAGCACCCG is a window of Saccharothrix espanaensis DSM 44229 DNA encoding:
- a CDS encoding MFS transporter, with translation MLDALRVKDFRLLWFGRAASQLGTWLLVVAVPAHVLELTGSVVAAGLTLAAEFLAPLVLGPVAGVVVDRWDRRRVMVCADLLRAVAIAALLFADGPGEVWLVYLALVVESVGSVAFRPAAQAHTPAVVGTGTLLAGANAVNAATDGTVRLVGAPLGGVLLALAGFAPLVWLDVVSYLVSAAAIVATSRRGAPGRSGGGLADLREGWAFLRRTPIPRALLLVNTVFLGANATLSSLVVPFGVQVLGGTGETGVVLSGLGVGFLLGAPATRLLTDRLHPAHLLAGALAVTAAGFGLLFSATSVPYAVAAAVVVGLAGSTTLVGTQTVLQRATPNAILGRVGAALFMGEAAASFAGALAGPALLGISWSAAVWTACGVTLLCAALALVMLRKAGRTTPPTDTPTPRPGQQSAPGPSATG
- a CDS encoding CPBP family intramembrane glutamic endopeptidase encodes the protein MTITQAGTRGVPAFLLISFGFAWAGMAGAWLLGFSLTNPLVQLPFGFAPALAAFVVRRWVTREGFADAGLALRLRQAWRHYLAAWLGPFALVVVMLATAAACGLWQPAWPTAGEWAFVGVLVLIVPLLTPVYWGEEFGWTSYLRLRLVPDRPVAATLATGLIWAVWHYPLAFFGYIEFGNVVVGLAVWTVSFLCQEVILGWLRISSGTVWPASLAHAGNNMVLALLTGAVLGEHLDATTTTVVMTVPLALAAGWIVLTGRLHDRVG
- a CDS encoding sensor histidine kinase, which translates into the protein MSDKNLGNALRHRRFLLGRWPWRAFAYVLGTPLLVIVAAVPVGALSAPVMATFSPGMSGSSRAALFVVGLVVLFLGLPWVARPLARVERRRLRLVDPDTRDRPSPRGYRDPATWLEVGYTALLVTVGTVVYGGAFLLAGLPLVFLSAPLVLEMTNGPIALGFTPIVTVEDALGYAAIGLVLLPFVPYAAGLLAAGHAAVARSLLLGDLELVEVTRSRARLVDSFDAERRRIERDLHDGAQEKLVSLTLRLGMARLDVPEDSPAHRNVVAAHEQAKQLMADLRELVRGIHPKVLADRGLVAALEDLAGRSPVPVAVTADVRRLPSHLESTAYFVVAEALTNVARHSGADSATVTAAERDGSLVVEVADDGRGGAVPGGGLAGLADRVAVVDGRMALSSPVGGPTLLRVELPCHRSE
- a CDS encoding response regulator; the encoded protein is MRVVLAEDGVLLREGLAGLLDRFGLPVVAAVGDAEALVAAVRRERPDLVVTDIRMPPGFGDEGLRAAVALRRERPGLPVVALSQYVERGYAVELIDTPGGVGYLLKDRVADVEEFVGVLRRVAAGATVVDPDVVRQLLARSPLTRLSPREREVLALIAEGSSNAAIARRLVVSDGAVVKHVGNILAKLDLPPDDDTNRRVLAVLAHLRG
- a CDS encoding MFS transporter, translated to MSFAAPEDVIARGARRRFVASTVIDAVGSGLWVPFALLFLVHGRGLGLVEAGAALTAGGFAGLASVPFVGAAADRLGFARVLVAGNVLRFGCFLCYPFVSGGWQVVVLAAAVSVGDRLFWTANAPMVTALTNGRDVEKVLGTQTVARFAGAGIGAACAAVLPGVAGAALYDVLAWANAASFAVAALLLLGLPNVIGPPSSTVPVKAGWRELARERPYVAFCATHVLFALASVAKFTVLPLVVFDVLHGPQWIPGAAVVVGTVVIVVGQRPITAFVARWSRARALVFGGVLFAVSFAALAPLTALPAPAAVVVILGFSVLVSVAEAVFAPTATAAAAAAAPPHLAGRASGLFQLSWGVAQVAAPVLMAGLLSAGNAVLWSVLAVACAATVPAVLRLRSTLPAGVLG
- a CDS encoding isocitrate lyase/PEP mutase family protein, with the translated sequence MSQQDNATAFHALHTGPVLVLPNAWDAASARLVEDAGARAVATTSAGLSWSLGKPDGGRLDRATALAALSRITAAVDVPVTADIEGGYGEDLAETVARVLATGVVGINIEDSADARLLDAEVHAERIATIRRAARDAGVDLFVNARVDVYFFGDASVADTLRRAEAYLAAGANGVFVPGVADPETIAELAKNLDAPLNVLAGGGSPTVAELASLGVARVSVGQGLAAAAYSAAHRSAVELLTEGTYTVGGEIDYGRLNGLLSGRDA
- a CDS encoding AlkA N-terminal domain-containing protein codes for the protein MTTYSAVVTTGIYCRPGCGAAPRAENVRTFALPAAAEAAGFRACLRCRPYRVAGPIAADAPALVCRAVQQIIAGALDTGSEAELAGRLALSARHLRRLFHDHLGTTPDQFARSRRAHFARRLLDDSDLTVTDIAFSSGFGSLRQFNRTMAEVFRASPSQLRHRRRKTDRLAADGGLTVRLPFPAPYDWDAMAALLAARAVPGVESVRDGVYRRTVVLDGDPGVLEVRAGGEDHLLLRAHLPYWEGVIHVVERVSRMVGADTDVAPAVEALSADPVLGPLVAARPGVRVPGAWGPFELAVAMVAPDAVGRIVRRYGQPVAGLGYGLTHLFRAAEVLAGGDALSDGDVPAVVRELAGRVESGELLLDGQDDLSTVPGVTPDQAAWIALRLGDRDALPAGALRRAGPRVDARSAQDWRPWRALAAVHLIAAGQPQPVRAGPAGRASDRGRGGRRAGVRRA
- a CDS encoding esterase-like activity of phytase family protein, with the translated sequence MRRPLVVGLSVLALVAVAVPGEASPTDRRGDFGPATLTRFASLPAETYLPASEPSGAALGTAPVNGITPPFADQPVQGFSAVLRNGDGSYDVLSDNGYGSKANSADFALRVHRIRPDFGTGRVDVVGGVTLTDPNGHVPFPLTRLDRVLTGADFDVESMVRLADGSFWTGDEFGPYLLHFDRAGRLLSPPVPTPGVFAPGNPAGAPNIGGSKGFEGLALSPDRRTLNALLEGTVAGDEPGTLRLYEFDLAAGRFTDTRWAYAMDSTEHAIGEAVAVDRNRLLVIERDANAGVDAKVKKVYLADKRDRDRDGKLDKTLVADLLNLANPRHLAGFGSPFRFPFPTVESVLVLDDQTLAVLNDNNFPFSASRVAGKADDNEFITVKLAERLHADPRVLGR